From Streptomyces cyaneogriseus subsp. noncyanogenus, the proteins below share one genomic window:
- the pknB gene encoding Stk1 family PASTA domain-containing Ser/Thr kinase, giving the protein MEEPRRLGGRYELGQVLGRGGMAEVYLGHDTRLGRTVAVKTLRADLARDPTFQARFRREAQSAASLNHPAIVAVYDTGEDYIDGVSIPYIVMEYVDGSTLRELLHSGRKLLPERAMEMTIGILQGLEYAHRNGIVHRDIKPANVMLTRGGQVKVMDFGIARAMGDAGMTMTQTAAVIGTAQYLSPEQAKGEQVDARSDLYSTGCLLYELLTVRPPFVGDSPVAVAYQHVREEPQAPSVFDHEITPEMDAIVLKALVKEPDYRYQSADEMRADIEACLDGQPVAATAAMGAAGYGGYPDDQQTTALRADAGGHGGATTVLPPMNPDDGGYGYDDRPGRRRQKKSSTSTVLLVLAGILVLVGAILIGKYAVGNGGAGDDPVAVPNLVGQTQEAAGDLLANVDLKVGTVTREPCEEQPKGKVCEQDPAQGREVDKQTAVNLVVSTGAPKVTVPSVIGLSLEEARSKLEGDDYQFKVKTEERETSDTPGTVLDQDPVKGNEVEKGSTITLVVAKAVERSTVPDVIGRDCDSAKAQMTASNLVGNCSEQETDDPNQVGKVISTTPQAGQQVDKGSPVQIIVGKAKAAEQVQVPGNLVGMALKDARKTLQDTGLQVGNVSGSQDDNALVLTSDPAPGTTVDKGSAVNLVTVGGAGRGDGNGNGDNNSGFIGGLRNEDD; this is encoded by the coding sequence ATGGAAGAGCCGCGTCGCCTCGGCGGCCGGTACGAGCTGGGCCAAGTGCTCGGCCGTGGTGGCATGGCGGAGGTCTACCTCGGACATGACACCCGCCTCGGCCGCACCGTGGCGGTGAAGACGCTGCGCGCGGATCTCGCGCGCGACCCCACCTTCCAGGCCCGGTTCCGCCGGGAGGCCCAGTCGGCCGCCTCGCTCAACCACCCCGCGATCGTGGCGGTCTACGACACGGGCGAGGACTACATCGACGGGGTCTCCATCCCCTACATCGTCATGGAGTACGTCGACGGCTCCACCCTGCGCGAACTGCTGCACAGCGGCCGCAAGCTGCTGCCGGAGCGCGCCATGGAGATGACCATCGGCATCCTCCAGGGCCTGGAGTACGCCCACCGCAACGGCATCGTCCACCGTGACATCAAGCCGGCCAACGTCATGCTGACGCGGGGCGGCCAGGTCAAGGTGATGGACTTCGGCATCGCCCGCGCCATGGGCGACGCCGGCATGACGATGACGCAGACGGCGGCGGTCATCGGCACCGCCCAGTACCTCTCGCCGGAGCAGGCCAAGGGCGAGCAGGTCGACGCCCGCTCCGACCTGTACTCCACCGGCTGCCTGCTGTACGAGCTGCTGACGGTCCGTCCGCCCTTCGTCGGCGACTCCCCGGTCGCGGTGGCCTACCAGCACGTCCGGGAGGAACCGCAGGCGCCGAGCGTCTTCGACCACGAGATCACGCCCGAGATGGACGCGATCGTGCTGAAGGCGCTGGTCAAGGAGCCGGACTACCGCTATCAGTCGGCCGACGAGATGCGCGCCGACATCGAGGCGTGCCTCGACGGGCAGCCGGTCGCCGCCACCGCGGCGATGGGTGCGGCGGGCTACGGCGGCTACCCCGACGACCAGCAGACGACGGCCCTGCGCGCCGACGCCGGCGGGCACGGGGGCGCCACGACGGTGCTGCCGCCGATGAACCCGGACGACGGCGGCTACGGCTACGACGACCGCCCCGGCCGGCGCCGGCAGAAGAAGTCGTCCACCTCCACCGTCCTGCTGGTCCTGGCGGGCATCCTCGTCCTGGTCGGCGCCATCCTGATCGGCAAGTACGCGGTCGGCAACGGCGGGGCCGGCGACGACCCGGTCGCCGTGCCCAACCTCGTCGGCCAGACGCAGGAGGCGGCCGGGGACCTGCTGGCCAACGTCGACCTGAAGGTGGGGACGGTCACGCGGGAGCCCTGCGAGGAGCAGCCCAAGGGCAAGGTCTGCGAGCAGGACCCGGCCCAGGGCCGCGAGGTCGACAAGCAGACCGCGGTCAACCTGGTGGTGTCCACGGGCGCCCCGAAGGTGACGGTGCCGAGCGTGATCGGCCTGAGCCTGGAGGAGGCCCGGTCGAAGCTGGAGGGCGACGACTACCAGTTCAAGGTCAAGACGGAGGAGCGCGAGACCTCCGACACCCCGGGCACCGTCCTGGACCAGGACCCGGTCAAGGGCAACGAGGTGGAGAAGGGCTCGACGATCACCCTCGTCGTCGCCAAGGCCGTGGAGCGGTCCACGGTGCCGGACGTCATCGGCCGGGACTGCGACTCCGCCAAGGCCCAGATGACGGCGAGCAACCTGGTCGGCAACTGCTCCGAGCAGGAGACCGACGACCCGAACCAGGTCGGCAAGGTCATCTCCACCACGCCGCAGGCGGGCCAGCAGGTCGACAAGGGATCGCCGGTGCAGATCATCGTCGGCAAGGCCAAGGCGGCCGAGCAGGTGCAGGTGCCGGGCAACCTGGTGGGCATGGCTCTCAAGGACGCCCGCAAGACGCTCCAGGACACCGGTCTCCAGGTCGGCAACGTCAGCGGGTCGCAGGACGACAACGCCCTGGTGCTCACGTCGGATCCGGCCCCGGGCACGACGGTCGACAAGGGCTCCGCGGTCAACCTGGTCACCGTGGGCGGCGCCGGCCGGGGCGACGGGAACGGCAACGGCGACAACAACAGCGGCTTCATCGGCGGCCTCCGCAACGAGGACGACTGA
- a CDS encoding class E sortase, whose amino-acid sequence MAATTETDHEEHEHTDGSGAAPPAARRRRGPIAVAVGLLGELLITAGLVLGLFVVYSLWWTNVIADRAADQQADKVRDTWNHEDTGPGVLDTKAGIGFLHVPSMSKDEILVEKGTSMKILNDGVAGYYTDPVKATLPMSGKKGNFSLAAHRDGHGAKFHGIDKIEKGDPIVFETRDKWYVYKVYGILPETSKYNIDVLDAVPEESGRKKAGHYITLTTCTPVYTSRYRYIVWGELDRVEKVDAERTPPEELR is encoded by the coding sequence GTGGCAGCGACCACCGAAACGGACCACGAAGAGCACGAGCACACCGACGGGTCCGGCGCCGCGCCTCCCGCGGCCCGCCGCCGTCGGGGGCCCATCGCCGTGGCGGTCGGCCTCCTCGGCGAACTCCTCATCACCGCGGGCCTGGTCCTGGGCCTGTTCGTCGTCTACTCGCTGTGGTGGACGAACGTGATCGCGGACCGCGCCGCCGACCAGCAGGCCGACAAGGTCCGCGACACCTGGAACCACGAGGACACCGGCCCCGGCGTCCTCGACACCAAGGCCGGCATCGGCTTCCTGCACGTCCCCTCGATGTCGAAGGACGAGATCCTCGTCGAGAAGGGCACCTCGATGAAGATCCTCAACGACGGTGTCGCCGGCTACTACACCGACCCCGTGAAGGCGACGCTGCCGATGTCGGGCAAGAAGGGCAACTTCTCCCTGGCCGCCCACCGCGACGGCCACGGGGCCAAGTTCCACGGCATCGACAAGATCGAGAAGGGCGACCCGATCGTCTTCGAGACCAGGGACAAGTGGTACGTCTACAAGGTCTACGGCATCCTGCCCGAGACCTCGAAGTACAACATCGACGTCCTCGACGCCGTGCCCGAGGAGTCCGGCCGGAAGAAGGCCGGCCACTACATCACGCTGACGACCTGCACGCCGGTCTACACCAGCCGCTACCGGTACATCGTCTGGGGCGAGCTGGACCGGGTGGAGAAGGTGGACGCCGAGCGCACCCCGCCCGAGGAACTGCGCTGA
- a CDS encoding class E sortase, with the protein MTALRPERESGADPYGGAGEQGTPYARRPYEAPGAFGEGRPGADAYPPAGEAYHEPAAYQAAGEPYAAAGEPYPGTEAPYPVPPYATAPERSAQARYEPPADDETVALRMAGPPGGSRPASGASASPDRAAPAPPGRAARRKAARGRHGRHGGTARPAAPGPGDARGSEESRPLSRVEARRRARARKPSAGVIASRVIGELFITTGVLMLLFVTYQLWWTNVRAHAQADQAASSLQDDWANGKRNPGTFEPGQGFALLHLPKLDVVVPIAEGISSKGVLDRGMVGHYGSEPLKTAMPEDKTGNFGLAGHRNTHGEPFRYINRLSPGDAIVVETQDTYFVYKMASMLPVTSPSNISVLDPVPRGSGFTGPGRYITLTTCTPEFTSKYRLIVWGKMVEERPRSKGKPDALVN; encoded by the coding sequence GTGACCGCGCTGCGCCCCGAGCGCGAGTCCGGCGCGGACCCCTACGGCGGCGCCGGCGAGCAGGGCACCCCGTACGCGCGGCGGCCGTACGAGGCTCCGGGCGCGTTCGGGGAGGGCCGGCCGGGCGCGGACGCGTACCCCCCGGCCGGGGAGGCGTACCACGAGCCCGCGGCGTACCAGGCGGCCGGGGAGCCGTACGCCGCCGCCGGGGAGCCCTACCCGGGCACGGAGGCCCCTTACCCGGTGCCGCCGTACGCAACCGCTCCCGAGCGGTCCGCGCAGGCGCGGTACGAGCCCCCCGCGGACGACGAGACGGTCGCCCTGCGGATGGCCGGTCCCCCCGGCGGCTCCCGTCCGGCCTCCGGTGCCTCCGCGTCCCCCGACCGCGCTGCCCCCGCCCCGCCCGGCCGCGCGGCCCGCAGGAAGGCCGCCAGAGGCCGCCACGGGCGCCACGGCGGCACGGCCCGCCCCGCGGCCCCGGGGCCGGGCGACGCGCGCGGGAGCGAGGAGTCCCGGCCCCTGTCGCGCGTCGAGGCCCGCCGCCGGGCCCGGGCGCGCAAGCCGAGCGCGGGGGTGATCGCCAGCCGGGTCATCGGCGAGCTGTTCATCACGACCGGCGTGCTGATGCTGCTGTTCGTCACCTACCAGCTCTGGTGGACGAACGTCCGCGCGCACGCGCAGGCCGACCAGGCGGCCAGCAGCCTCCAGGACGACTGGGCCAACGGAAAGCGCAACCCGGGCACCTTCGAACCGGGGCAGGGCTTCGCCCTCCTGCACCTCCCCAAGCTGGACGTGGTGGTGCCCATCGCCGAGGGCATCAGCAGCAAGGGCGTGCTGGACCGGGGCATGGTCGGCCACTACGGCTCGGAGCCGCTGAAGACCGCCATGCCCGAGGACAAGACCGGCAACTTCGGGCTCGCGGGCCACCGCAACACGCACGGCGAGCCGTTCCGCTACATCAACCGCCTGTCGCCCGGCGACGCGATCGTCGTCGAGACCCAGGACACGTACTTCGTCTACAAGATGGCGTCCATGCTGCCGGTGACCTCGCCGAGCAACATCAGCGTGCTCGATCCCGTCCCCAGGGGATCGGGGTTCACCGGGCCCGGCCGCTACATCACGCTGACCACCTGCACGCCGGAGTTCACCAGCAAGTACCGGCTGATCGTCTGGGGCAAGATGGTCGAGGAACGGCCGCGCAGCAAGGGCAAGCCGGATGCGCTCGTCAATTAA
- a CDS encoding aminodeoxychorismate/anthranilate synthase component II, giving the protein MSARILVVDNYDSFVFNLVQYLYQLGAECEVLRNDEVSTAHAQDGFDGVLLSPGPGAPEQAGVCVDMVRHCAATGVPVFGVCLGMQSMQVAYGGVVDRAPQLLHGKTSPVEHEGKGVFAGLPSPFTATRYHSLAAEPATVPAELEVTARTRDGIIMGLRHRELPVEGVQFHPESVLTEHGHRMLANWLAECGDEGAVARSAGLAPVVGRATA; this is encoded by the coding sequence GTGAGTGCACGGATTCTCGTCGTCGACAACTACGACAGCTTCGTCTTCAACCTGGTGCAGTACCTGTATCAGCTGGGCGCCGAGTGCGAGGTGCTGCGCAACGACGAGGTGTCGACCGCGCACGCCCAGGACGGCTTCGACGGCGTGCTGCTGTCGCCCGGCCCCGGCGCGCCGGAGCAGGCCGGCGTGTGCGTGGACATGGTGCGGCACTGCGCCGCGACCGGGGTGCCCGTCTTCGGCGTCTGCCTCGGCATGCAGTCGATGCAGGTCGCGTACGGCGGTGTGGTGGACCGGGCGCCGCAGCTCCTGCACGGCAAGACCTCGCCGGTGGAGCACGAGGGCAAGGGCGTCTTCGCCGGGCTGCCCTCGCCCTTCACCGCGACGCGCTACCACTCGCTGGCCGCCGAGCCCGCGACCGTGCCGGCCGAGCTGGAGGTCACGGCCCGTACGCGGGACGGCATCATCATGGGCCTGCGCCACCGTGAACTGCCCGTCGAGGGCGTGCAGTTCCACCCGGAGTCGGTACTGACCGAGCACGGACACCGGATGCTGGCCAACTGGCTGGCGGAGTGCGGTGACGAGGGCGCGGTGGCGAGGTCGGCGGGGCTCGCCCCGGTGGTGGGCAGGGCCACGGCGTGA
- a CDS encoding DUF881 domain-containing protein, whose amino-acid sequence MSNSADFPAAGSSPARRRRIRPVRVLTVGVFALAGLIFFTSFNTAKGTNIRTDTSLLKLSDLIQERSRANGRLDESNAALRHEIESLAERDDGSTKAEDDKLADLEEKAGTQKLTGEAITVTLDDAPPNATAKLPGYPEPQPDYLVIHQQDLQAVVNALWQGGAQGIKVMDQRLISTSAVRCVGNTLILQGRVYSPPYKITAVGDPEKLKRALAASPAIQNYMVYVNVYGLGWNVREDGKVTLPGYSGAVDLHYAQPVT is encoded by the coding sequence TTGAGCAATTCTGCCGACTTCCCCGCAGCGGGATCCAGCCCTGCCCGCAGGCGCCGAATCCGGCCCGTGCGGGTGCTCACGGTGGGCGTCTTCGCTCTCGCGGGGCTCATTTTCTTCACCAGTTTCAACACTGCCAAAGGCACCAATATCCGCACGGACACCTCCTTGCTGAAGCTGTCCGATCTCATCCAGGAGCGCAGCCGCGCCAACGGCCGGCTCGACGAGTCCAACGCGGCTCTGCGCCACGAGATCGAATCCCTCGCCGAGCGCGACGACGGCAGTACGAAGGCCGAGGACGACAAGCTCGCGGACCTGGAGGAGAAGGCCGGCACCCAGAAGCTGACGGGCGAGGCGATCACCGTCACGCTCGACGACGCCCCGCCGAACGCCACCGCCAAGCTGCCCGGCTATCCCGAGCCGCAGCCCGACTACCTCGTCATCCACCAGCAGGACCTCCAGGCCGTGGTGAACGCCCTGTGGCAGGGCGGCGCCCAGGGCATCAAGGTCATGGACCAGAGGCTGATCTCGACCAGCGCCGTGCGCTGCGTCGGCAACACCCTCATCCTCCAGGGCCGCGTCTACTCGCCGCCGTACAAGATCACGGCGGTCGGCGACCCCGAGAAGCTGAAGCGGGCGCTCGCCGCCTCCCCGGCGATCCAGAACTACATGGTCTACGTCAACGTCTACGGCCTGGGATGGAACGTCCGGGAGGACGGGAAGGTGACGCTGCCGGGATACTCCGGCGCGGTCGACCTGCACTACGCCCAGCCCGTGACGTGA
- the crgA gene encoding cell division protein CrgA: MPKSRIRKKADYTPPPAKQATAIKMNSRAWVAPVMLAMFVIGLAWIVVFYVTDGSLPLDKLDNWNIVVGFGFIAAGFGVSTQWK, from the coding sequence GTGCCGAAGTCACGTATCCGCAAGAAGGCCGACTACACGCCGCCGCCGGCGAAGCAGGCGACCGCCATCAAGATGAACAGCCGCGCCTGGGTCGCGCCGGTGATGCTGGCCATGTTCGTCATCGGGCTGGCCTGGATCGTCGTCTTCTACGTCACCGACGGCTCGCTGCCCCTCGACAAGCTGGACAACTGGAACATCGTGGTCGGCTTCGGCTTCATCGCCGCCGGATTCGGTGTCTCCACGCAGTGGAAGTAG
- a CDS encoding rhomboid family intramembrane serine protease, translating into MDQAPGSPRGPEDTGPKDARSLPTCYRHPDRETGVRCTRCERPICPECMVDASVGFQCPDCVRSGSGTGHAPDASRPRTLAGGTLTADPRLVSKALIGVNLALFLAQQAVGDRFTDRFTLLGQAYVPLLGSVEGVAEGQWYRLLTSMFLHGSTLHVLFNMLSLWWIGGPLEAALGRARYLALYFLSGLAGSALSYLIAAPNQPSLGASGAIFGLFGATAVLMRRLNQDMRPVVVLLAINLVFTFSPGFNIAWQAHIGGLVAGVVIGYAMVHAPRERRTLVQYGTCALVLAAIIVLALLRTSQLT; encoded by the coding sequence ATGGATCAGGCGCCAGGCAGCCCGCGGGGCCCGGAGGACACCGGTCCGAAGGACGCCCGGTCCCTGCCCACCTGCTATCGCCACCCGGACCGCGAGACCGGCGTCCGCTGCACCCGCTGTGAGCGGCCGATATGCCCCGAGTGCATGGTCGACGCCTCCGTGGGCTTCCAGTGCCCCGACTGCGTCCGCAGCGGCTCGGGCACGGGGCACGCGCCGGACGCGTCGCGGCCCCGCACGCTGGCCGGCGGCACCCTCACGGCCGACCCGCGCCTGGTCAGCAAGGCGCTGATCGGCGTCAACCTCGCCCTGTTCCTGGCGCAGCAAGCCGTAGGCGACCGCTTCACCGACCGCTTCACCCTCCTCGGGCAGGCGTACGTCCCCCTGCTGGGCTCCGTCGAAGGCGTGGCCGAGGGGCAGTGGTACCGGCTGCTGACCTCGATGTTCCTGCACGGCAGCACCCTGCACGTGCTGTTCAACATGCTCAGCCTGTGGTGGATCGGCGGCCCGCTCGAGGCGGCCCTCGGCCGTGCCCGCTACCTCGCGCTCTACTTCCTCTCCGGGCTGGCCGGAAGCGCGCTGTCGTATCTGATCGCCGCCCCGAACCAGCCCTCGCTCGGCGCCTCCGGCGCGATCTTCGGCCTGTTCGGCGCGACCGCCGTCCTCATGCGGCGCCTCAACCAGGACATGCGCCCGGTGGTCGTCCTGCTGGCGATCAACCTGGTCTTCACCTTCAGCCCCGGGTTCAACATCGCCTGGCAGGCCCATATCGGCGGCCTGGTCGCCGGTGTGGTGATCGGGTACGCCATGGTGCACGCCCCGCGTGAGCGGCGGACGCTGGTCCAGTACGGCACCTGTGCGCTGGTCCTCGCCGCGATCATCGTGCTGGCCCTGTTGAGGACGAGCCAGCTCACCTGA
- a CDS encoding peptidylprolyl isomerase, whose product MAEQLYATLKTNHGDIDVRLLPNHAPKTVKNFVELAQGEREWTHPATGQKSTDRLYDGTVFHRVISGFMIQGGDPLGNGTGGPGYKFEDEFHPDLSFDKPYLLAMANAGPGTNGSQFFITVAPTTWLNRKHTIFGEVVDAESQKVVDAIATTQTNPRTDRPLKDVVIESVVVQTREG is encoded by the coding sequence GTGGCTGAGCAGCTTTACGCCACCCTGAAGACCAACCACGGCGACATCGACGTCCGGCTCCTGCCGAACCACGCCCCCAAGACGGTCAAGAACTTCGTCGAGCTCGCCCAGGGCGAGCGGGAGTGGACCCACCCCGCCACCGGCCAGAAGTCCACGGACAGGCTCTACGACGGCACGGTCTTCCACCGGGTGATCAGCGGGTTCATGATCCAGGGCGGCGACCCGCTGGGCAACGGCACCGGCGGTCCCGGGTACAAGTTCGAGGACGAGTTCCACCCGGACCTGTCCTTCGACAAGCCCTACCTGCTGGCGATGGCCAACGCGGGTCCGGGCACCAACGGCTCGCAGTTCTTCATCACCGTCGCCCCGACGACGTGGCTGAACCGCAAGCACACGATCTTCGGCGAGGTCGTCGACGCCGAGAGCCAGAAGGTCGTGGACGCCATCGCCACCACGCAGACCAACCCGCGCACCGACCGTCCGCTCAAGGACGTCGTCATCGAGTCGGTCGTCGTCCAGACGCGCGAGGGCTGA
- a CDS encoding DUF5324 family protein, producing MTRIDSVRAATGSAKDSVLHAADVVAPYADTAKERAAHYAHEARVRLAPKVSQATGQARLQYGAYVAPRLEMARAQALAHVPPKVDLAAHEAAIRTRKAARQAADYSRPVIEQAVAAAGPVRDEAAARGVAALAALRGQVSAKDIQKLVRKQERRAKTGRVVKVLAIVGVVAGGAFAAWKWWDKQANPDWLVEPPAATEVPETGGGLTSVDGTGQPVLDPEVQAKQAEEESSDRDEQR from the coding sequence GTGACCCGCATCGACAGCGTGCGCGCCGCGACCGGTTCGGCGAAGGACAGCGTGCTGCACGCCGCGGACGTGGTGGCGCCCTACGCCGACACGGCCAAGGAGAGGGCCGCCCACTACGCACACGAGGCACGCGTACGGCTGGCGCCCAAGGTGTCGCAGGCCACCGGACAGGCCCGACTCCAGTACGGCGCGTATGTCGCGCCGCGTCTGGAGATGGCCCGTGCCCAGGCCCTCGCCCATGTGCCGCCCAAGGTCGACCTGGCCGCCCATGAGGCCGCCATCCGTACCCGCAAGGCCGCCCGGCAGGCGGCCGACTACTCCCGGCCGGTGATCGAGCAGGCGGTGGCCGCGGCCGGACCCGTCCGGGACGAGGCCGCAGCGCGTGGTGTCGCCGCGCTGGCCGCCCTGCGCGGCCAGGTCTCGGCCAAGGACATCCAGAAGCTCGTCCGCAAGCAGGAGCGGCGGGCGAAGACCGGCCGGGTCGTCAAGGTCCTGGCGATCGTCGGCGTCGTCGCCGGGGGCGCCTTCGCCGCCTGGAAGTGGTGGGACAAGCAGGCCAACCCGGACTGGCTGGTGGAGCCGCCGGCGGCCACGGAGGTCCCCGAGACCGGCGGCGGCCTGACCTCGGTGGACGGCACCGGTCAGCCCGTGCTGGACCCTGAGGTCCAGGCCAAGCAGGCCGAGGAGGAGTCCTCCGACCGCGACGAGCAGCGCTGA
- a CDS encoding helix-turn-helix domain-containing protein, which yields MDAAQQEATARARELQRSWYGEPLGALFRRLIDDLGLNQARLAGVLGLSAPMLSQLMSGQRAKIGNPAVVQRVQLLQDLAGQVADGSVSAAEATERMEEIKKSQGGSVLSNTTQSTNSSGAPTVKRVVREIQSLLRSVAAAGDIIEAADSLAPTHPELAEFLRVYGAGRTSDAVAHYQSHQS from the coding sequence ATGGACGCCGCACAGCAGGAAGCCACCGCAAGAGCGCGGGAACTGCAGCGGAGCTGGTACGGGGAGCCGTTGGGGGCGCTCTTCCGTAGGCTGATCGACGACCTGGGGCTCAACCAGGCCCGGCTGGCGGGGGTACTGGGGCTGTCGGCACCGATGCTCTCGCAGCTCATGAGCGGGCAGCGGGCGAAGATCGGCAACCCCGCGGTGGTCCAGCGGGTGCAGTTGCTGCAGGACCTGGCGGGCCAGGTGGCGGACGGCAGCGTCAGCGCGGCCGAGGCGACCGAGCGCATGGAGGAGATCAAGAAGTCCCAGGGGGGCTCGGTCCTCAGCAACACCACGCAGAGCACGAACAGTTCGGGAGCGCCGACGGTCAAGCGGGTGGTCCGTGAGATCCAGTCGCTGCTGCGTTCCGTGGCCGCCGCCGGAGACATCATCGAGGCGGCGGACTCCCTTGCCCCGACCCACCCGGAGCTTGCCGAGTTCCTCCGGGTGTACGGCGCCGGCCGCACCTCCGATGCGGTCGCGCACTACCAGTCCCACCAGAGCTGA
- a CDS encoding serine/threonine-protein kinase — MGEVFAGRYELVDPIGRGASGAVWRAWDHRRRRYVAAKVLQQSDAHALLRFVREQALRIDHPHVLAPASWAADDDKVLFTMDLVAGGSVAHLVGDYGPLPPAFACVLLDQLLSGLAAVHGEGVVHRDIKPANLLLEATGTGRPRLRLSDFGIAMRLGEPRLTEADLVVGTPGYLAPEQMRGAEPDFPADLFAVGLVALHLLEGARPDTKALVRYFTDHGTPGAPKGVPEPLWQVVATLLQPDPQARFRTATGARKALAAAAELLPEPGPDDEIIEIFDQVGPLPPGFGPHGPFVTAPGVTVTAGASGPGSRGVPSPAPERGAPGFGGPSGEGAPAAGAGDRAAGGAGSGGVGSGSAGSGGAGAAPPLPVGDGRARPDGGPDPRPGPSVTSPVWGTARPDTGAHRLPPPPGPVVENTPAPPLPYPRQETAGASPQAPGYPAFRPPQAPSRPAPAAPVPPEAHPRADAPTAPYTVQPYRVSPAAPALPRHRAARRRRTVPPAGVTVPVLLLALVCYAVGFWALSRL; from the coding sequence ATGGGTGAGGTCTTCGCCGGCCGGTACGAACTGGTCGATCCGATCGGACGGGGTGCGTCCGGTGCCGTCTGGCGCGCCTGGGACCACCGGCGCCGGCGCTATGTGGCCGCCAAGGTGCTCCAGCAGAGCGACGCTCACGCGCTGCTGCGGTTCGTCCGCGAACAGGCGCTGCGCATCGACCACCCCCATGTGCTCGCTCCCGCCAGTTGGGCCGCCGACGACGACAAGGTCCTGTTCACCATGGATCTGGTCGCCGGCGGTTCCGTGGCCCACCTGGTGGGGGACTACGGCCCCTTGCCGCCCGCCTTCGCCTGCGTCCTGCTCGACCAGCTCCTCTCCGGGCTGGCCGCGGTGCACGGGGAGGGTGTCGTGCACCGCGACATCAAGCCCGCCAACCTGCTGCTGGAAGCCACCGGCACGGGGCGTCCGCGGCTGCGCCTGTCCGACTTCGGCATCGCGATGCGGCTGGGCGAGCCGCGGCTGACCGAGGCCGACCTCGTGGTGGGGACACCCGGCTATCTCGCACCCGAGCAGATGAGGGGAGCGGAACCCGATTTCCCCGCCGATCTGTTCGCCGTCGGCCTGGTGGCCCTGCATCTGCTGGAAGGCGCCAGACCGGACACCAAGGCGCTCGTGCGGTACTTCACCGACCACGGGACGCCGGGAGCGCCCAAGGGCGTTCCCGAACCGCTGTGGCAGGTCGTCGCCACGCTTCTGCAACCGGATCCGCAGGCGAGGTTCCGCACGGCGACCGGTGCCCGCAAGGCGCTGGCCGCCGCCGCGGAACTCCTGCCGGAGCCCGGACCCGACGACGAGATCATCGAGATCTTCGACCAAGTCGGCCCGCTGCCACCGGGGTTCGGCCCGCACGGCCCCTTCGTGACCGCCCCGGGCGTGACCGTGACGGCGGGAGCCTCCGGGCCGGGGAGCAGGGGAGTGCCGTCCCCCGCGCCGGAACGGGGAGCGCCGGGTTTCGGCGGGCCGAGCGGCGAGGGCGCCCCCGCGGCCGGCGCCGGGGACCGCGCGGCGGGCGGCGCTGGGTCGGGTGGCGTTGGGTCGGGCAGCGCTGGGTCGGGTGGCGCTGGGGCGGCCCCGCCCCTCCCGGTCGGTGACGGCCGCGCCCGACCGGACGGAGGGCCGGACCCACGGCCCGGGCCCTCCGTGACCTCACCCGTATGGGGTACCGCCCGGCCGGACACCGGCGCCCACCGCCTGCCGCCCCCTCCCGGCCCCGTCGTGGAGAACACGCCGGCACCCCCGCTCCCGTACCCCCGCCAAGAAACCGCCGGTGCCTCGCCCCAAGCCCCTGGGTATCCGGCCTTCCGCCCGCCGCAGGCACCCTCCCGCCCCGCTCCCGCCGCCCCCGTGCCACCGGAGGCCCACCCCCGGGCCGACGCCCCTACCGCTCCGTACACCGTGCAGCCCTACCGTGTCTCCCCCGCCGCCCCGGCGCTGCCGCGGCACCGCGCGGCCCGGCGCCGACGCACCGTCCCCCCGGCCGGCGTGACCGTCCCGGTGCTGCTCCTCGCCCTGGTCTGCTACGCGGTGGGCTTCTGGGCGCTGAGCCGCCTCTGA
- a CDS encoding DLW-39 family protein has translation MKKLLLVALAAIGGLLVYRQIQADRAEQDLWTEATDSVPTGS, from the coding sequence GTGAAGAAGCTGCTCCTGGTCGCACTGGCCGCCATCGGCGGTCTCCTCGTGTACCGCCAGATCCAGGCGGATCGCGCCGAGCAGGACCTGTGGACGGAGGCGACTGACTCCGTGCCCACGGGTTCGTGA
- a CDS encoding DUF6344 domain-containing protein → MARNKVMTLWTAIVTAFLALCTALGLITTTAAAAVSHTETERNSNSDETTGTTEHTTTPAMSPWSWSRARALPPTMKQRIRAEAHGKVPSCRHHPLSDASGAAPTATLCGPTASASSEASTEPRTSGVIPLQR, encoded by the coding sequence ATGGCCCGGAACAAGGTCATGACGCTGTGGACCGCCATCGTCACCGCCTTCCTCGCGCTGTGCACGGCGCTCGGACTCATCACCACGACCGCCGCCGCCGCGGTATCGCACACCGAGACGGAACGCAACAGCAACAGCGACGAGACCACCGGCACCACCGAGCACACGACGACACCGGCGATGTCCCCCTGGTCCTGGTCCCGCGCCCGGGCCCTGCCCCCCACGATGAAGCAGCGCATCCGCGCCGAGGCCCATGGCAAGGTCCCGAGCTGCCGCCACCACCCGCTGTCGGACGCGTCCGGAGCGGCCCCGACCGCCACCCTCTGCGGCCCCACCGCGTCCGCTTCGTCCGAGGCGTCGACGGAACCCCGCACCTCGGGCGTCATCCCCCTCCAGCGCTGA